CGTCGGGATTCGGACATTGTCTTCCCTAGACGGCCCGCGAGACTTGAATCAATCCCCGCAGTTCTCAATGTTGACAATCGGCAGCCGGGCCGGCCCGCGACGCCCCCCGAGAGAGACGATGTTTTATCAACTCCGTCCCCTCTACAGGTGGTATGGTGACGTTTCTCTCCGGCGGCACCGGGACGCCGAAGCTGCTCGCCGGGGCCGACGCCGTCTTTCCGCCCGAAGCGACGACCGTCGTCGGCAACACCGGCGACGACGTGGTCCTGGGTGGGCATCTGGTCTGTCCGGACGTGGACACGGTGCTGTTCCTCGACGGCGGCGTCCTCGACCGCGAGACCTGGTGGGGTATCGATGCCGACACCGCCGAGACACACGACGAACTGCACCGACTCGCCGAGCGTGCGGATCTCGCGGACGGGCCGCGATATCTCCCCGAATCCGCACAGACCGGGGGCCGCGAGATCGGGCGCTGGCGGCGCTTCTCCGGCGTCGCGGAGTTCATGCACATCGGCGACCGCGACCGGGCCGTCCACGTGACCCGGACGAGCCTGCTCGACGAGGGCCACTCGTTGACCGAGGTGACGGCGACGCTCGCCGACGCGTTCGGGCTCGACCGCACGCTCGTGCCGATGAGCGACGATCCGGTGGCGACGCTGATCCACACGCCCGACGGCGTCCAGCACTTCCAGGAGTGGTGGGTCGCGAACGGCGGCGATCCGGCGATCGAGCGCGTCGAGTTCCGCGGGAGCGAGGGCGCGACGACCACACCGGCCGTCGACGCAGCGCTTTCCGAGCCGGTCGTGATCGGCCCCTCGAACCCGGTCACGAGCATCGGCCCGATGCGTGCCGTCTCGGGGTTCGAGTCGGCGCTTGAACGCACGCCGGTCGTGGCCGTCTCGCCGTTCGTCGGCGAGGAGGTGTTCTCCGGTCCCGCCGGGACGCTCATGACGGCGACGGGGTACGAGGCCAGTACGGCCGGTGTCGCGGACGCGTACCCGTTCGCGGACGCGTTCGTCCTCGACGAGGACGATCCGACGACGCTCGACCGGCCGACCGTCAGAACGGACACGCGAATTGACGACGACGCGGACGCCGAACGCGTCGCCCGCGCGGTCGACGAGGCGCTGGAGGTGGTCGCGTGAACTCGGATCGGGGTGGGGCGCTGTTCGATCCCCCCGTCGCGCTGGCGAGTCTCAGCGGCCGCTCGGACGCCGAGTGGGCCGAGGGTGGCGGTCCCTTCGCCGGCTGTGCCTTCCTCGGTGGGATCGCGCTGGACGACGCCACCCGGCGCGCGGCCCGGTCGATGGTCGAACGGGACCGCTCGGAGTTCCTGCCGTCCGACCCGCTGGCCTTCGTCCAGCGACAGCTGCGAGCGATGGACGAACTGCCGATTAGAGCCGGCGTCAACGTTCGCAGCGCCGCGCTCGCGCCCATCGAGGACGCCGCCGGGCGCTGTCAGGACCACGACGCGATCCTGGAGATCAACGCCCACTGTCGACAGGAGGAGATGTGCGAGGCCGGAGCCGGGCAG
Above is a genomic segment from Halomicrobium sp. LC1Hm containing:
- the cofD gene encoding 2-phospho-L-lactate transferase, with amino-acid sequence MVTFLSGGTGTPKLLAGADAVFPPEATTVVGNTGDDVVLGGHLVCPDVDTVLFLDGGVLDRETWWGIDADTAETHDELHRLAERADLADGPRYLPESAQTGGREIGRWRRFSGVAEFMHIGDRDRAVHVTRTSLLDEGHSLTEVTATLADAFGLDRTLVPMSDDPVATLIHTPDGVQHFQEWWVANGGDPAIERVEFRGSEGATTTPAVDAALSEPVVIGPSNPVTSIGPMRAVSGFESALERTPVVAVSPFVGEEVFSGPAGTLMTATGYEASTAGVADAYPFADAFVLDEDDPTTLDRPTVRTDTRIDDDADAERVARAVDEALEVVA